A region from the Salicibibacter cibarius genome encodes:
- the priA gene encoding primosomal protein N' — MYAKIIVDVPSGGTDHPFDYYLPDALAQTASIGMRALVPFGNRKLTGFIVDIVSETNVEKIKSVAELLDITPVLNEELLALGAWMSRETICFQITAFQAMIPAAMRAKAVKKIGVVEAERSRLPMNVQALFGQAGEINWANVPSDARLLRDIRSAVEHQQITERYELKDQAKHRKVKAVTVPSGLKEMPATKKQQETLATIAEHYEETAVPISTLIQQLSISRAVINTLVKNGFLRENEIVIDRNPYTSAEGDGDEEKATLTAQQSQVLGQIEETMDQRKSASLLLHGVTGSGKTEIYLQAIDRVLQQGKEAIVLVPEISLTPQMVERFKRRFGASVAVLHSALSVGERFDEWKKIQDQRVQVAVGARSAVFAPFTNLGLIVIDEEHESTYKQEEHPRYHAREIAIWRSGQHRSPVLLGSATPSMESYARAAKGAYQMLSLPERINQQPLPAIETVDMREEMREGNRSVFSIKLLEKLRDRIEKGEQAVLFLNRRGFSTFVMCRNCGYVGMCPHCEISLTFHRRDGQLKCHYCGHEERVYERCPSCESTHIRYFGTGTQRVEEELQQLLPDARIIRMDNDTTKRKGAHERLLKQFGNGDADILLGTQMIAKGLDFPNITLVGVLAADTLLHLPDFRAQERTFQLLTQVSGRAGRAEKAGEVIIQSYTPEHYAIQHAQTHDYLSFFKKELGQRKQAGYPPYYFLTLITFAHVTYATAMKAGTHAAKLLRDRLGDDTVILGPTPSPIARIKDRYRCQCMIKYRDEPEITDVLHELFSYYQKELQQDQRFITIDRDPNMFM, encoded by the coding sequence GTGTACGCGAAAATCATCGTTGATGTCCCGAGCGGCGGGACCGACCATCCTTTCGATTATTATTTGCCCGATGCGCTCGCGCAAACGGCTAGCATAGGCATGCGCGCCCTCGTGCCATTCGGAAACAGAAAACTGACCGGTTTTATCGTAGATATTGTTAGCGAAACAAACGTGGAAAAAATAAAAAGTGTCGCTGAGTTGCTCGACATTACGCCTGTTTTGAATGAGGAGTTATTGGCGTTAGGCGCGTGGATGTCAAGAGAAACGATTTGCTTTCAGATTACCGCTTTTCAAGCCATGATCCCGGCGGCCATGCGCGCGAAAGCGGTAAAAAAAATCGGGGTCGTCGAAGCCGAACGATCGCGACTGCCCATGAATGTGCAAGCGCTCTTCGGACAAGCAGGCGAAATCAATTGGGCAAACGTTCCGAGCGACGCCCGTCTCTTGCGCGACATCCGCTCGGCCGTTGAGCACCAACAAATCACTGAGCGCTATGAGCTTAAAGACCAGGCCAAACACCGAAAAGTAAAAGCGGTGACGGTCCCGTCCGGCCTCAAAGAAATGCCCGCTACGAAAAAGCAACAAGAAACGCTCGCGACGATTGCCGAGCATTACGAGGAAACGGCGGTTCCAATCTCGACGCTCATCCAACAGCTGTCGATCTCCCGTGCTGTCATCAACACCCTCGTCAAAAACGGCTTTTTACGGGAAAACGAGATTGTCATTGACCGTAACCCGTACACAAGTGCCGAAGGCGACGGAGACGAGGAAAAGGCAACCCTCACCGCCCAACAGTCACAAGTGCTCGGGCAAATCGAGGAAACGATGGATCAACGCAAATCCGCCTCGCTCCTTTTGCATGGGGTTACCGGGAGCGGGAAAACCGAAATCTACTTACAAGCCATTGACCGCGTCCTTCAACAAGGGAAAGAAGCGATCGTGCTCGTGCCGGAAATATCGCTCACCCCGCAAATGGTGGAACGGTTTAAACGGCGCTTCGGGGCGAGCGTAGCCGTTCTTCATAGCGCGCTTTCGGTTGGCGAGCGTTTTGACGAATGGAAAAAAATTCAGGATCAACGCGTGCAAGTCGCTGTCGGGGCACGCTCGGCCGTTTTTGCGCCGTTTACGAATCTCGGCCTCATCGTCATTGATGAAGAACACGAAAGTACGTACAAACAAGAAGAGCATCCCCGTTATCACGCCCGCGAAATCGCCATTTGGCGGAGCGGGCAACACCGCTCGCCGGTGCTCCTCGGGAGCGCGACCCCCTCGATGGAAAGTTATGCACGGGCAGCGAAAGGGGCTTACCAAATGCTTTCCTTGCCGGAACGAATTAACCAACAGCCGCTCCCGGCCATTGAGACCGTCGATATGCGTGAGGAAATGCGGGAAGGGAACCGTTCCGTTTTTTCCATAAAGCTATTGGAAAAATTGCGTGACCGCATCGAAAAAGGGGAGCAAGCGGTACTCTTTTTAAACCGGCGTGGCTTTTCGACGTTTGTTATGTGCCGCAATTGCGGGTATGTGGGCATGTGCCCCCATTGCGAAATCTCGCTCACGTTCCATCGCCGCGATGGTCAGCTAAAATGCCATTACTGTGGCCACGAGGAGCGCGTGTACGAGCGTTGCCCCAGTTGCGAAAGCACGCATATTCGGTATTTTGGCACCGGCACCCAACGTGTGGAAGAAGAATTGCAGCAGTTGCTTCCCGATGCCCGCATCATTCGCATGGACAACGACACGACGAAACGCAAAGGCGCCCATGAACGGCTGTTAAAACAATTTGGAAACGGCGACGCCGACATTTTGCTCGGGACGCAAATGATCGCTAAAGGACTGGATTTTCCGAACATTACCCTCGTCGGCGTGCTTGCTGCGGACACGCTTTTGCACCTCCCTGATTTTCGGGCGCAAGAGCGGACGTTTCAGTTGTTGACACAAGTGAGCGGCCGGGCCGGGCGTGCCGAAAAAGCAGGGGAAGTCATCATTCAATCGTATACGCCGGAGCACTATGCGATTCAGCATGCGCAAACACATGATTATTTATCTTTTTTTAAGAAAGAATTAGGGCAACGAAAACAAGCGGGCTATCCCCCATACTATTTTCTCACATTGATTACATTTGCCCACGTCACGTACGCGACCGCGATGAAAGCGGGCACGCACGCGGCCAAGCTGTTGCGCGATCGTCTGGGCGATGATACCGTCATCCTCGGGCCGACTCCTTCGCCAATCGCCCGCATTAAAGATAGATATCGTTGCCAATGCATGATAAAATACAGGGATGAGCCTGAAATCACGGACGTTTTACATGAATTATTCAGTTATTATCAAAAGGAATTGCAACAAGACCAAAGGTTCATTACGATCGATCGGGACCCGAATATGTTCATGTAA